The genomic interval GCTGTTACACTTGCTTTATATGTTTGTTCTTTATTTAACCTTGAATCAGCGGTGTTTGCTGGAATAGCTGCCATTTTTACAATCCAACCATCGATTTACCGAACATGGAAACATATCTGGAACCAAGTGCAAACAAATACCCTCGGTGCCATTATCGCACTAATTGCTTTGCATTTTCTTGGGAATGATCCGTTTGCCATGGGTCTTGTTATGATCATCGTAATTTTAATAAGTTTAAAATTAAAGATGGAGGAAACCATTTCACTTACATTAGTTACCGTACTCGCAATCATGAGTGCACCCGGAAATGAGGATTTGAGCTTTGCTTTGCATCGCTTTGGAATTATTTTAATTGGAATGACATCAGCTTTATTAGTGAATATTTTTATTTTTCCACCCAATTACAAGAAAAATTACATAGAGAAAGTTCATACTATTTTTCAAAATATGTCACTCCTCATGCGAACGGCTATTTCCAATGAAATGACAGAAAAATCGTTCCAAGATCAACTAAAGCAATTAGAAAATGATATTTTAAAGTTAGAAGACCAATATAAGCTATTTGATGAAGAACGTGAAAAAATGGCAAAATTAAATAACATGAATTTACGCGAAATTGTCGTGTTCAAGCAAATGCTTAAATCCCTTCACCAAGGATTTATTGTATTAGAAAATATTGACTCCTTTTATTTTCAAAGTAAACCAAGCACAGAAGAAAATTTGTTATTTGACCAACACTTAGAACATTTAATCAAGTATCATGAACTTTTTTTATTAAAGTACGATGGAAAAATAAAAATTGATGAACCCCAACTTGAAGGCGATATTATGGGGCAAACAATTTCCTTTTTAGAAAAAGTTATTTATTCTTATAACGAAGACCATAAACAAAAAATCCAACTCGCTGTAATCGGCTCATCCATTTATAATTATGCGTTTCAAATTGAGCGGTTGAATCGTCTAGTTGAACAATATATAAAAAAATTAAAATAACTTTAAAAAACTCGATTAAACAACGGATGAATGATAATATAAAAGCATCTTCTGAATACACGTCTGAAAGAATCACTTATAATATACCAATGGAATTATTAGACTATAGACTGATTCCCCTGCTATTTGATTAACTATTGAATATTGAAGAATTAAAAAACATATATCCCTACTTAGTATAGGAATATATGTTTTTTAACGTTCCACTTTACTCCTCCCCTTTATTCTTTTTACTGTGCTTGACACTTCCTTTCTTTCAATTAAGCACGTTCCTTACGCTGATTTTTAAGAGAAGTATGCTCTGGATTTGTTTTCATACTGTTCACGACGTTTGAACCGCTTCCATCCGTGATAAACGAAGGGATTGACTTATTACAATTACCAGTAAGCTAGTGAAGATTAATAGCCCGCAAATCATAAAAATAACTCCACTCCATCCAAAATAGCTTAAAAATACTCCGCCAAACCAACCAATTAGACTGGATCCAATATAATAGAACAATAAGTATAAAGATGAAGCATATGCTTTTGAACGAGGGTGTGAAATGATGCCTATCCAGCCACTTGCTATGCTATGAGCCGCAAAGAATCCGGATGCAAATAGGATGAGTCCTATAATGAGAAGAAAGATATTACTTGATAATGTCATCAAAGAGCCAATCAAAGCCATGACAATAGCCCCACTCACCAAACGAGAACGTGAATATCTTTCTGTAAGATTCCCAAAAAGATACGAACTCCATGATCCAGTCAATTGAAAAATAAATAAAAAGCCAATCGCGGTTTGACTTAAATGATATGGGGGTTTTGATAAGGGAAAACCAATATAATTAAATAAGGATACATAGACACCCATTAATAAAAAACCTATTCCATAAATACAAAATAAGCTTTTATTCTTTAAACCGCTTGATATTCCTGTTGCCCAGTTACCAAATGAAAGGTTTGCCTTTCTGAAGTTTTGGGATTCAGGCAAATAAATCCAGAACAACAAGCTGCCTATTAAACTAAATAACCCTAAAACTAAAAGAGCTATATGCCATGAGAAAAAATCAGTTAATGTACTGACAATTATCCGCCCCAAAAAACCGCCAAAAGCAGAACCACCTATATAAATACCCATGATTCGCCCAATATGCTTTGGAGAAACCTCCTCACTTAAATAGGTCATAGCGATAGCCGGAAAGCCACCCATAGCAATTCCTTGTAATATTCGTAAAAAAATCAAAGTTTCAAAATTGGGGCTGAAAGAAGCTAAAATGCCTACTAGTGATGTGAAAAGTAAAGATATCCCCATGATTTTCTTTCGACCCCAAGCATTTGAAAACACTGTAATAAACAGCATGCTAACTGCCAGTGCGACTGTTGCAAAGGAAATCGTTAAGCTTGACGTTGATGGCGATATATTAAATTGTTTGGAAAAGATATGAATTAACGGTTGAGGACTGTACAAAATCGCAAAAGTAACGGTACTTCCTAACAGCATGCTAAGGAAGATCCGACGATATGCAGGGGTGCCAAATTCGATATATTGCATAAAAAACCTCTCCTTATTTTTATCTACATTCAGTGTACTTCTTAAATAAGGATAACGTCTATTGCATTATAATTATGAAAATGATACCTTTTCATTATCAATAAGAAAGAGAGCGTATAAAATGGAGTGGCAGCAACTTGAATATTTTCGTGTAGTCGCAAAAACAGAACACTTTAGAAAATCGGCAGAGCTGTTAGCAATTTCTCAACCTGCCCTCAGCCGTTCTATTCATAAATTAGAAGAAGAACTTGGAGTCACACTTTTTGAGAGGACTGGACGTTCCGTTCAGCTAAATAAGTTTGGGCGACTTTTCTTGAAACGAGTTGAAAGTGGATTAAATGAGATTTCGATTGGCATCCAGGAGATTAATCAGTTGAAGAATCCCTATACAGGAAACGTTTCGCTTGCTTTTCTACAAACATTAGGCATAACTATTTTGCCTGAAATAATCAGCAGTTTTAACAAGCAATATCCCCATGTGGAAATTCAACTCTATCAGAACAAAACATTAAGCAGCATTCAGCAGCTCCTCAACAGAGAAGTTGATTTATGTCTGATTAGTTCATTTGAGCATAATCCAAATATTACATGGCATCCATTAATGGATGAGGAGCTATTCTTATATGTACCTGCCAACCATCGGTTCGCATCAAAGTCTTCGGTAGCTCTTAGTGAATTATCCGATGACAATTTTATTAGCTTTAAGAAAGGACTAGGGATGAGAGGGGTCATTAACAACTTTTGTGAAAAAGCAGGATTTACTCCGCGAATAAAATTTGAAGGAGAAGACGTTTCCACTCTGGCGGGTCTTGTTTCATCTGGGCTTGGAGTTACCATTATTCCAGCATTTCATGGAATCAGCTCGGATAAGATTAAACAAATTTCAATTTCTGAACCATATTGTCATAGGGAAATAGGCATCGCCTGGTTAAATGGACATACATTATCACCATCAGCAGATTTATTTCGAACCTGTATAATAGAAATGTTTTAATTTAGAGTGAACCCTTAATCTAACTCAAATAGCGTTCATCAAGTAACAATTGTACTTAATGAACGCTTCTTTCATACTATATTTTTCAAAATCCAACTTCTCTTTTCCCGCTGTGGCAAATAGAGGTCCCCTTCGATACATCCGATCAGTATTTCCAACCCCAAAGCATACATAATAGTGTACCGAAAATCGTCACTAAGGCAATAAGTAAGGCGTAATATATATTCGCGAAAATAGATTTGCTATCATCTGTTTCACGAGCATGCATAAACACAACGAGTTGAACAGATGCTTGTATAAATGCTGTCACGATAAAAATCGTCATGCCTATCGTTCTCGACATATTGAAGAAATAAACTAGAAGGGCCGCTGCCGTCAAGACCAGTGACAATATAAAGCCCCATACCTGTTTGGCTGGAAATAATTCTCTCATACTCGTGTCATCCCTTCCAAGTAGATAAAGGTAAAAATAAAAATCCAGACAACATCCAGGAAATGCCAGTAAAGAGAGAAAATAAATGATTTATTGGCCGTCTCAGGCGTTAACCCGCGCTTTGCCACCTGGATGATAATAAATAATCCCCAGAAAAATCCTAGTGTAACGTGAGCCCCATGCGTTCCTAATGTTGTAAAGAGCATCGATGTAAAGGCACTAGTTTGCAGGGTAGCTCCTTCGTGATAATAAACAATGAACTCATCAATTTCAAAGCCTAAAAATCCTAGTCCAAGGAGAAGGGTAATGGCAAAGAACGTTAACATAGCCTTCTTGTTTCCAAGTCGCATAGCATGAATGCCGAGTCCAATGACAAAGCTACTTGTTAAGAGCAAGAAAGTTTCCATAAGTACGGGGAAGATTTCAAAAATTTCTACCCCGGTAGGACCGTCACCTGTACGGTCCACTAATGTGAAATAAGATGTAAAAAGTGTTCCAAAGAGCATAATTTCAGCACCAAGAAAAATCCAGAAGCCTAAAATATTCAAACGATTTTGTTCCGTACTATATTCAAGAGGCTGCGAGTGATCTACTTTCATTTATGATTACCTCCCATTTTCACTTCTGTTTCTTTAATTTCTTCTACAGAAATATAATGTCCATGATCAATCTCAAATGAACGATGGGCCATACAAACAAAGATACCGATTAACGAAATAACTGCCAGAATCCACATACTGAATACTAACGCAAATCCAAACACAAAGAAGATAGCAGACATGATAAACGGTACGCCACTATTATTAGGCATATGAATTTTCTTATAGTCACCTTTGAATAATTCATGTCCTTTGTATTTAGCATCCCAAAATGGTTCCCTTGAATCCACTTGCGGAATAATAGCAAAGTTATACTCAGGTACTGGATTATGAGTAGCCCATTCAAGAGAACGTGCATCCCATGGATCACCGCCAACATGTCTTGGAGCATGACGAATGCTGTAGTAAATGGTATACACGATTAATACAAAGCTGATGGCCATAAAAGCCGCCCCTATAAAGGAAACAAAATTTAATGGTCCATATCCAGTTGCTTCAGAATACGTATACATCCGACGTGCTTGTCCATCTAAACCAGTGATATACATAGGGAAGAAAGCTAAGGAAAAACCAATAGTTTGAAACCAAAACGCCCATTTCCCAATCCTTTCATTTAACATAAAACCAAAAATTTTCGGCCAGTAGTAAGTGCTGCCAGCAAGCACGGCAAATGCTACACCTGGAATGATGACATTATGGAAGTGAGCTACTAAAAACATTGTATTATGGTATTGATAATCCGCTGCCGACATCGCAAGCATAACCCCAGTCACTCCACCGATTGTAAAAAGTGGGATGAAAGCGATTGAATAAAGCATAGGCACGGTAAACCTAATTCGTCCTTTCCACATCGTGAACAACCAGTTAAAAATCTTAATACCGGTTGGAATAGCAATAACCATCGTTGTGATGGAGAAAATACTATTAACATATGCCGTTTGGCCCATTGTGAAAAAGTGATGAGTCCAAACAAAAAATGAATAGAGAGAGATTACAACCATTGAGATAACCATGGATTTGTAGCCATATATGTTGCGTCGCGAAAAAGTTGGGATAATCTCACTGAAAATACCGAATGCAGGAAGTATTAGGATATATACTTCAGGATGACCCCAAACCCAGAATAGGTTCGCCCATAACATATCCATACCACCATCAGTCGTTGCGAAAAACTTGGTTTCGAATAGACGATCCATTGTTCCCATAAGCAGCGCTATTGTTAATACAGGGAAGGCAAAAATGATAATAATACTTGTAACGAAAGCAGACCATGTAAACATTGGCATTCTCATTAATGTCATACCAGGTGCTCTCATTCTAAGAATAGTCGTGATAAAGTTAATCCCTGTCATTAATGTACCTATTCCAGCTATCTGAATAGCAATCATATAATAGTTCGTCCCAACACTCGGGCTAAATTCATTATCTGCAAGCGGAAAATAGGATGACCACCCTGCATCAGGCGAACCACCAATTACAAAGGAGATGTTAAATAGCATCGCACCCATAAAAAACAACCAAAAACTGATAGCATTTAGACGTGGAAATGCTACATCTCGAGCTCCAATCTGTAAGGGTACTACAATGTTCATAAAAGCCATAATGTACGGCATGGCCATAAAGATAATCATAATAACCCCATGTGCTGAAAAAACTTCATTATAGTGTTGTGAATCTAATAATTTATTATCTGGTACGGCAGTTTGTGTGCGCATCATCAGAGCATCTACCCCACCACGAAATAACATCAACAAAGCAGATATTAGATACATAGTACCAATTTTTTTATGATCGACAGTTGTTATCCATTCACTCCACAAGTAGATCCATTTTTTAAAGTAAGTCAGACCAAAAATAACCAAAAACACTGTCACACCAATGGCTATCATTGATGCATAAATTGCGGGACTAGGATGAGGTACAGCAAATTTAGCGAAATAACCCATACTTTTGTGTTTCCTTTCTAAACATATTTTTCTTGCGGTAAGCCAAGAAACTATTCATAATTGTGTGCTGATTCATTACTTGACTCATGATCATGCTCCATATATTCATCATTTACATCTTCATTAGAATCTTTTGAACCGTGGTGATGTTCAGGAGCTGGTGAAAAGCCTAAATGTGTTCCGGTAAACGTTAATTGTCCCGTATAACCAGGTTTCAATAATTCATTAAACTTTGCTTCCGTAATAGGCTCTGCTGTGTCTTTAACTTCCTTTACCCAGTCATCAAACTCAGCTTGTGACATAGCTTCGACATGAAACATATTTTGCGCAAATCCTTTTCCACTAAAGTTTGCATTCCTCCCCATCATTTCACCTTCTTCGTCAGCAGCTAAATGCAATGTAGTTACCATATCGGCCATGGCATATTTTTGGCCGCCTAGCTGCGGAACCCAGAAAGCCGTGATAGGCCCAAATGAATACAGTTTAAATTCAAGTGGTCGTTTTGTCGGAATATACAGGTAGTTCACAGTTTCTATCCCATTCTCCGGATAACTAAAATGCCACTTCCAATCAGATGTTGAAGCGTAAATTACTAATGGATCTTGCCCTTTGTATTTCTCTGGAGTGGCTTCTACTTTATTGTTGGAAATGATAGTAACTACCGAGAAGAAAATGACAATTAAAATTGGAACCCCAACAATAATTGACTCAACAAGGTGATTCCCTTCAATGTAAGGAGGTTCATAATCTTTAGGTAGTTTAGAGTCACGATATTTTACCAACACAAAAACCAAAAATGCACAAACAACAATAGTAATAACTGACATTATTGCAATAGATATCCAAATCACATTAGCTTGCGTTTGGGCTTGAGGTCCTTTAGGATCTAGAACCATTAGTGGGTCACAGCCAGTCAGTACAGTGACTATGACAAAGAAAATAACTAATAAAGACCATTTTATGTTCATACATGTACTCCTCTCTTGTTTAAGATTTTATTTCTAAGTTATCCTGAAAAAATGAAGTTATCCCAAAAAATGAAGTTATCTGTGTTTATATTGGAAAATAAGCCAATATCAAAAAAGAAAACAAAAAAAAGACTGAACCTTTATGCCATCACTATTCGATGACTATTAGGGACAGTCTTTTTCATTTGAGCTACATCTATTTCTTCTATTTCGTATCCATTAAAAACACACATTACCAAAAAAGGAAATATTAATCCAAAATTAATAAAAAAATTGATGTTAAGACGTATATTGGAAATGACAATTTATAAAGTCAAGAAGATTTGAATTAGACTTTCGTCTGAAACGGAGGATTTGAGCATTGTGAAGTTAGACCCACGAGTTATTAAAACAGGAATTGCTGTTACACTCGCTTTATATATTTGTTCTTTATTTAATCTTGAATCAGCGGTGTTTGCTGGAATAGCTGCTATTTTTACTATCCAACCGTCGATTTACCGAACATGGAAACATATCTAGAATCAAGTACAAACTAATACCTTAGGTGCCATTATTGCATTAATCGCTTTGCACTTTCTCGGAAATGATCTGTTTGCCATGGGTCTTGTTATGATTATTGTCATTTTAATAAGTTTAAAATTAAAAATGGAGGAGACCAATTCACTTACATTAGTTACCGTACTCGCAATTATGAGTGCACACGGAAATGAGGATTTAATCTATGCTCTGTATCGCTTTGGAATTATTTTAATTGGTATAACGTCCGCCCTATTAGTGAATATTTTCATTCTCCCATCGAATTACAAGAAACATTATATAGAGAAAGTTCATACTGTTTTTCAAAATATGTCGCTTCTCATGCGAACGGCTATTTCTAATGAGATGATAGAAAAGTCATTTCAGGATCAACCAAAACAATTAGAAAGCGATATTTTAAGATTAGAAGAACAATACAAGCTATTTGATGAAGAACGTGAAATAAGAAAGCATATATTCCTACGGAATTCAGATGTAACCGAATACGTTTTTTGGTATTTGATTTGTCTTTACAAAAAATATAAAAAGGAGAACCTAGATAAAATGAGGAAAAAGAGAATGCTTGGGATTAAATAGTTGAGGAAAAACATAGATAACTAGAAGGTAAATGGATGTAAAAGCAGTGGATTTCACAATTCGAAATTACACTGCTTTTATCTTTATCCTTTTCATCTTCATCAATCTCTTATTAAAACTAAATACCTAGTCTGACAAATTCCTCCTCAAGAGTGCTCAACCATTCGTCCATAGTAATACCTTCAGGATTCTGAGAAGTTGGCTTTTGGTGCCAGTCTGCATCAGGGAAGAATCCCTGACGAATGTTCCATTTTAATTGAACTAAATCTTCAAGATCTAAATCATGTAAATCTTTGAACCAAATTTGTTTATCCATCGTTACGATTACCTCCACCTAGTTTTATATATTAATCCACACTTCGTCATCTCGAATATCAACAGGGTAAGTCTCTAAAGCTGTATAACATGGACCAGCCAATGGCTCCCCTGTTTTGATATCAAATTTTCCGCCATGCCTTGGACAATTCACTGCACTTCCATCTACTGAACCATCTGTTAAATACTGTTTTCTATGCGTACAAAGATTAGAAGTAACAAAATGACCTTCCTCTATCTTAAATAGAACTAGACTTTGTTCGCTTACATTAATCTCCTTCATGTCGCCAACCTGTTTAACATCATCCGTATTAGCTACTTTTATCCAAGCCATTATCCACCTCTTAATTGGTTCTGTTCTTCCAAAACAATTGGTTATTACAGTATTAAAAAAGTTTTAAATACATTAAATCCTTTGTTCCCAACTTTAATCGTTCCCTTTACAAAACACCTATTCTGCTCTTTAATATTCCATTTAAAACAATAAATACTCGCAAATTTTGCAACTATCCATAAAAGAAATTACTCAGAACTCGTTGCCCATTTACAGATTTCCCGAACGAGAAAGCCCACTTCTTTAGAGGTGGGATGATAGAGAGGTCGAACCAGGCGTGTCTCGTGACACGTTAATGGTTCGATTTTTTCGTGTTGTGGGTGTATTTCTTGTAATAAGAACTGGTGTTCTTGTAAAATGGTTGTATAGAAAACAAGAGAGGAGGAAAAAACATGTTTGTCACACATTCATTTCGTATTCCCTATGAGCAATATCTATATGAAGAATTAAGAATGATGCAGAGAGAAGCAGCTTCTGTATGGAATGATATCGTTCGAGAAGCGACTTCTTATTATGTTTCTCGTAAAAAGTGGTTAAGTAAAACAGAGATTCAATCTGTTCGAAAAACGGATAAAAAAGCGAAGTATCCGTGGAGAAGAAAATACTATTATTGCATCCCATTAAAAAAAGCATCGATGGATATAACCAAAGATACCATCTCGATAAAAAAGGCATCCTACGGATTTTCACTTCCTGAATTGTTGACTAAAAAGAAAAAGAAGAATTGGAACGAAAAATTCCCAAAGAAAAATGAGGCTATTCTTCTTCCTAATCTTTCGGAGGAACCGTTAGACGAATGTAACTACGCAGAAATTGTATGGAGAGACGGTGCCTATTGGTTTTGTTATACTGTGCAAGTCCCTGAAAGGGATCTATCATCGTTTGATAAAAAAGTGGCTGGTGCTGATTTAGGAGAAATTCATGCCGTGGCAGTCGCGACAGAAAACAAGGCTCTTCTTGTTTCAGGACGAGCCATGCGTAGTATCTCTCAATTCCGAGCGAAAGTATTGGCGGAGTTAAGTAAAAAGATGTCTCGTTGTAAAAAAGGCTCTAATCAATGGAAAAAGTATAAACAAGCCAAACACCGCATTCGTCAAACTAGTAAAAATCAACTCAAAGAGTTGGAACATAAAACTACAAAAGAAGTCGTTTCTTTTTTAGTCGAAGAACAAGTTACACATTTCGTGATAGGCAATGTATCAGGCATTGAAAAATGGACAAAGAAGAACGAGAAAAAGAAACAAAAAACGAGTAAAGTCAGAAGGCAACAACTGTCGTTGTGGAACCAAGGGAAAATGAAACAAAAACTCACCTATAAAGCTGCATGGATGGGGATAAAAGTAGAGGAAACAGAAGAAAGCTACACCTCTCAAGATTGTCCGTTTTGTAACGGACGACATCAAGCGAAAGGAAGACACTTTATTTGTTCTGTTCATAAAACAGAAATCCATCGTGATGTAAACGGAGCACAAAATATTGCCCGTAAAAAACATACGATGGCAGTCCAATCTCTTTATTCGGTCCTATTCAAACAACCGATTTGGTACAAACGCTTTTTGTCTGAAGAAATCAGACAAAAAACGAAACATCCAAAGGATAAACCGAAGAAAGAACCAAGTATCGCCAGTCGAATGGCGTAGTGGCACCGACCTTGCCCTTTTGAAAGACTGTTTTTCTCTCAAAAGTTGCTCGCCCAAGTTTCACCCCTGCACCTTCCTGTGGAAGTTTGCAAGTGGAATGTTTGCGAGAAAGAACCCCACTGTCTTCAGCCGTGGGAGTGGTCAGGAAGTAATTGTATGGTTTTGGATAATTAACAGATGCGGATTCATATAAAATTATCTAAATCAAAAAGAAGAGAATCGCTATTCCCTAATATTAGGAATAGATTCTCTTCTCTTTATAACAATTCTCTTATCCTCCAAAATCAAATTGACGATAGTGCTACTCCAAACTTACGAAATGGAGTTCGTGCACCATCTAAAATAACTGTTCTTATCATAATATAATCTCTTCCAGTTGCTCTTAGTTTACAACTATCAGTTCAGAAGAACCTAAAAATTACACTTCCGTTTTTTCTCGTACTTTCTCAACAGTTACATTCCCCTGTATTTCAACGAGCATCATTCCGCTCTAGGTAAAGGCGAAAACCTCATGATCTTTTTATTGACTTCCTTACATAAAATAGCTGTTAAACGTTTTACAAAATTTACAGACTATTCCTGCGTCATTCCACTCTCTTCAATTAAAGCTATTTAAACTTAATGAGAACTTGAGATTCTATTTATTATTTTAAAAAGAATGTCCACAAATTAATGCTAGACATCCCTTCCCTTTGTTTATCTTATAAAAATGTAATCATAAAAGAAATGATACGATCTGAAAATACCTTTACCTTGCTTCTAACATGGCTTCAACGTATGCTTTAACCCTGCACTATCTCAGCATTTTCAGGCATCATTTTTTCTCGTACTTCATTTGGAATTGGACAAGCCTTTGGCTTTTCTTTAAACGATGTCCAAGCGCGAACTTCATACCCTTCCGCGACGATTTTTTCCTCTTTAAAAAACGTATGGCTTATTTTGAACACTTTTTGGTGCAATTCCACGACTTTACTGTGAACGGTCACATTATCTTCAAACAATAACGGACTCTTAAACTGGCAATTTGCTTCAAGCAGCGGGACACTGACTTGCTGTTCAGCGTATAAGGTAGAAGTTCGATAAC from Peribacillus asahii carries:
- a CDS encoding FUSC family protein; amino-acid sequence: MEDLSIVKLGPRVIKTGMAVTLALYVCSLFNLESAVFAGIAAIFTIQPSIYRTWKHIWNQVQTNTLGAIIALIALHFLGNDPFAMGLVMIIVILISLKLKMEETISLTLVTVLAIMSAPGNEDLSFALHRFGIILIGMTSALLVNIFIFPPNYKKNYIEKVHTIFQNMSLLMRTAISNEMTEKSFQDQLKQLENDILKLEDQYKLFDEEREKMAKLNNMNLREIVVFKQMLKSLHQGFIVLENIDSFYFQSKPSTEENLLFDQHLEHLIKYHELFLLKYDGKIKIDEPQLEGDIMGQTISFLEKVIYSYNEDHKQKIQLAVIGSSIYNYAFQIERLNRLVEQYIKKLK
- a CDS encoding MFS transporter: MQYIEFGTPAYRRIFLSMLLGSTVTFAILYSPQPLIHIFSKQFNISPSTSSLTISFATVALAVSMLFITVFSNAWGRKKIMGISLLFTSLVGILASFSPNFETLIFLRILQGIAMGGFPAIAMTYLSEEVSPKHIGRIMGIYIGGSAFGGFLGRIIVSTLTDFFSWHIALLVLGLFSLIGSLLFWIYLPESQNFRKANLSFGNWATGISSGLKNKSLFCIYGIGFLLMGVYVSLFNYIGFPLSKPPYHLSQTAIGFLFIFQLTGSWSSYLFGNLTERYSRSRLVSGAIVMALIGSLMTLSSNIFLLIIGLILFASGFFAAHSIASGWIGIISHPRSKAYASSLYLLFYYIGSSLIGWFGGVFLSYFGWSGVIFMICGLLIFTSLLVIVISQSLRLSRMEAVQTS
- a CDS encoding LysR family transcriptional regulator; its protein translation is MEWQQLEYFRVVAKTEHFRKSAELLAISQPALSRSIHKLEEELGVTLFERTGRSVQLNKFGRLFLKRVESGLNEISIGIQEINQLKNPYTGNVSLAFLQTLGITILPEIISSFNKQYPHVEIQLYQNKTLSSIQQLLNREVDLCLISSFEHNPNITWHPLMDEELFLYVPANHRFASKSSVALSELSDDNFISFKKGLGMRGVINNFCEKAGFTPRIKFEGEDVSTLAGLVSSGLGVTIIPAFHGISSDKIKQISISEPYCHREIGIAWLNGHTLSPSADLFRTCIIEMF
- the qoxD gene encoding cytochrome aa3 quinol oxidase subunit IV; amino-acid sequence: MRELFPAKQVWGFILSLVLTAAALLVYFFNMSRTIGMTIFIVTAFIQASVQLVVFMHARETDDSKSIFANIYYALLIALVTIFGTLLCMLWGWKY
- the qoxC gene encoding cytochrome aa3 quinol oxidase subunit III; this encodes MKVDHSQPLEYSTEQNRLNILGFWIFLGAEIMLFGTLFTSYFTLVDRTGDGPTGVEIFEIFPVLMETFLLLTSSFVIGLGIHAMRLGNKKAMLTFFAITLLLGLGFLGFEIDEFIVYYHEGATLQTSAFTSMLFTTLGTHGAHVTLGFFWGLFIIIQVAKRGLTPETANKSFIFSLYWHFLDVVWIFIFTFIYLEGMTRV
- the qoxB gene encoding cytochrome aa3 quinol oxidase subunit I → MGYFAKFAVPHPSPAIYASMIAIGVTVFLVIFGLTYFKKWIYLWSEWITTVDHKKIGTMYLISALLMLFRGGVDALMMRTQTAVPDNKLLDSQHYNEVFSAHGVIMIIFMAMPYIMAFMNIVVPLQIGARDVAFPRLNAISFWLFFMGAMLFNISFVIGGSPDAGWSSYFPLADNEFSPSVGTNYYMIAIQIAGIGTLMTGINFITTILRMRAPGMTLMRMPMFTWSAFVTSIIIIFAFPVLTIALLMGTMDRLFETKFFATTDGGMDMLWANLFWVWGHPEVYILILPAFGIFSEIIPTFSRRNIYGYKSMVISMVVISLYSFFVWTHHFFTMGQTAYVNSIFSITTMVIAIPTGIKIFNWLFTMWKGRIRFTVPMLYSIAFIPLFTIGGVTGVMLAMSAADYQYHNTMFLVAHFHNVIIPGVAFAVLAGSTYYWPKIFGFMLNERIGKWAFWFQTIGFSLAFFPMYITGLDGQARRMYTYSEATGYGPLNFVSFIGAAFMAISFVLIVYTIYYSIRHAPRHVGGDPWDARSLEWATHNPVPEYNFAIIPQVDSREPFWDAKYKGHELFKGDYKKIHMPNNSGVPFIMSAIFFVFGFALVFSMWILAVISLIGIFVCMAHRSFEIDHGHYISVEEIKETEVKMGGNHK
- the qoxA gene encoding cytochrome aa3 quinol oxidase subunit II, producing MNIKWSLLVIFFVIVTVLTGCDPLMVLDPKGPQAQTQANVIWISIAIMSVITIVVCAFLVFVLVKYRDSKLPKDYEPPYIEGNHLVESIIVGVPILIVIFFSVVTIISNNKVEATPEKYKGQDPLVIYASTSDWKWHFSYPENGIETVNYLYIPTKRPLEFKLYSFGPITAFWVPQLGGQKYAMADMVTTLHLAADEEGEMMGRNANFSGKGFAQNMFHVEAMSQAEFDDWVKEVKDTAEPITEAKFNELLKPGYTGQLTFTGTHLGFSPAPEHHHGSKDSNEDVNDEYMEHDHESSNESAHNYE
- a CDS encoding Rieske (2Fe-2S) protein; this encodes MAWIKVANTDDVKQVGDMKEINVSEQSLVLFKIEEGHFVTSNLCTHRKQYLTDGSVDGSAVNCPRHGGKFDIKTGEPLAGPCYTALETYPVDIRDDEVWINI
- a CDS encoding RNA-guided endonuclease InsQ/TnpB family protein, whose product is MFVTHSFRIPYEQYLYEELRMMQREAASVWNDIVREATSYYVSRKKWLSKTEIQSVRKTDKKAKYPWRRKYYYCIPLKKASMDITKDTISIKKASYGFSLPELLTKKKKKNWNEKFPKKNEAILLPNLSEEPLDECNYAEIVWRDGAYWFCYTVQVPERDLSSFDKKVAGADLGEIHAVAVATENKALLVSGRAMRSISQFRAKVLAELSKKMSRCKKGSNQWKKYKQAKHRIRQTSKNQLKELEHKTTKEVVSFLVEEQVTHFVIGNVSGIEKWTKKNEKKKQKTSKVRRQQLSLWNQGKMKQKLTYKAAWMGIKVEETEESYTSQDCPFCNGRHQAKGRHFICSVHKTEIHRDVNGAQNIARKKHTMAVQSLYSVLFKQPIWYKRFLSEEIRQKTKHPKDKPKKEPSIASRMA
- a CDS encoding acyl-CoA thioesterase — protein: MVVEYSFRVRWGDTDAAGIVFYPNFYKWMDEATHEFLAAIGYRTSTLYAEQQVSVPLLEANCQFKSPLLFEDNVTVHSKVVELHQKVFKISHTFFKEEKIVAEGYEVRAWTSFKEKPKACPIPNEVREKMMPENAEIVQG